From Caldicellulosiruptor hydrothermalis 108, a single genomic window includes:
- a CDS encoding diacylglycerol kinase — protein MNKRRTLLESFDNAINGIIIAFKTQRNMKIHFIIAFAILFLTIVFKLNKIETILVLICVGLVITTELINTAIENAIDLIAKEFEPKAKIAKDVAAGAVLVSALMSLTIGYFLFYDKIKLPIELTLKHIRGISFHVVFLSLIIVAMVIIVVKAITNRTKFMQGGMPSGHSALAFAAATAILMLTNNLIIVSLALFLALLVLESRIEAKIHTVWETLVGAIIGVLVTLLIFKIK, from the coding sequence ATGAACAAAAGAAGAACATTGCTGGAGAGCTTTGACAATGCAATAAACGGAATAATAATTGCTTTTAAGACTCAGAGAAATATGAAGATTCACTTTATAATAGCTTTTGCAATTCTCTTTTTAACTATTGTCTTTAAACTTAACAAAATTGAAACCATATTAGTGCTAATTTGCGTTGGTTTAGTTATCACAACAGAACTTATAAATACCGCAATAGAAAATGCCATAGACCTTATAGCAAAAGAGTTTGAACCGAAAGCAAAAATTGCAAAAGACGTAGCAGCGGGAGCTGTTTTGGTATCTGCCTTGATGTCATTGACTATAGGGTATTTTCTTTTTTATGATAAAATAAAGCTGCCGATAGAGTTAACACTTAAACATATAAGAGGTATTTCTTTTCATGTAGTGTTTTTATCCCTTATAATTGTTGCAATGGTCATAATAGTTGTTAAGGCTATTACAAATAGAACAAAGTTTATGCAGGGCGGAATGCCAAGCGGTCATTCTGCTTTGGCTTTTGCTGCGGCAACTGCTATTTTAATGCTCACTAACAACCTCATAATAGTATCACTTGCTCTTTTTTTGGCTCTATTGGTACTTGAGAGCAGGATAGAAGCAAAGATTCATACAGTTTGGGAGACACTTGTAGGTGCCATTATTGGAGTTCTTGTAACCCTTTTGATATTCAAGATAAAATGA
- a CDS encoding DUF3048 domain-containing protein, protein MKDKKGVYLKKILSLIIIGMIIFSLSACGKKETKNEISKTSKTLQTDKKEGKDNSQAQQFDYLCRFTGDAIYQKDEHQIIAVMINNEPGAIPQSSLNQAEYLYEALIEGGATRIMAIYHHTYPKKVGPIRSARPYFMQIAKSLNAYFVHCGGSPQAYRLFKQNFIPHIDAIYTGGGIFFRTSDRKAPHNLYSSMEKLTAFFDKKGYTTQKTYKTYPLTDDVVNKWNSENTRIKITFSGWYYVRYEYDAQKKVYKRFIKEKPHLDKETGVQLTAKNLVIIFAHYDTIKNDDKGRQEVDFSKGKGYVLQMGKTIPITYEFNMENSFILKDENGQEIKLLKGNTWFEIVPQYGKVKIE, encoded by the coding sequence ATGAAAGACAAAAAAGGAGTTTATTTAAAAAAGATTTTATCGCTTATAATAATAGGAATGATAATTTTTTCTTTGTCAGCATGTGGCAAAAAAGAGACCAAGAATGAAATCTCAAAAACAAGTAAAACATTACAAACAGATAAAAAAGAAGGAAAAGACAATAGTCAAGCTCAGCAGTTTGACTATCTTTGCAGATTCACTGGAGATGCCATTTACCAAAAAGATGAACATCAAATAATAGCAGTTATGATTAATAATGAACCCGGTGCAATCCCTCAATCTTCGTTAAATCAGGCTGAGTACCTTTATGAAGCTTTGATTGAGGGTGGAGCAACACGAATTATGGCAATATATCACCATACATATCCTAAAAAAGTAGGTCCTATAAGAAGTGCAAGACCGTATTTTATGCAGATAGCAAAATCGCTTAATGCTTACTTTGTACATTGTGGTGGCAGTCCACAAGCTTACAGGCTTTTCAAACAGAATTTTATACCCCATATTGATGCCATATACACAGGTGGCGGAATTTTTTTCAGGACCTCAGATAGAAAAGCACCGCATAATCTTTATTCTTCTATGGAGAAGCTTACAGCTTTTTTTGATAAAAAGGGTTACACAACGCAGAAAACTTACAAAACATATCCTTTAACAGATGATGTTGTGAATAAATGGAATTCAGAAAACACCAGGATAAAAATTACTTTTTCAGGATGGTATTATGTTAGGTATGAATATGATGCTCAGAAAAAAGTTTACAAAAGGTTTATCAAAGAAAAACCTCATCTTGACAAAGAGACAGGTGTTCAGCTGACTGCAAAAAACTTGGTAATAATATTTGCTCACTATGACACAATAAAAAACGATGACAAAGGTAGACAGGAAGTGGATTTTTCAAAAGGAAAAGGGTATGTTCTGCAAATGGGAAAAACTATTCCAATCACTTATGAATTTAATATGGAGAATTCATTTATATTAAAAGATGAAAATGGGCAAGAGATTAAGCTTTTAAAAGGGAACACATGGTTTGAGATTGTACCGCAGTATGGTAAGGTTAAGATTGAATGA
- the aroC gene encoding chorismate synthase translates to MRFLDAGETHGKALIAIVEGFPAHVKIDIENINHLLQLRQRGYGRGKRMEIEKDRVTILSGVRNSFTTGAPITLMIENRDYENWKSFMDAMQCDVDTKKVTVPRPGHADLAGCLKYEFDDARNVLERASARETAIRVAVGAVCEELLKMFGIKLYNHVVEIGRVRLTKSYSFDDTELFEQALSSSELFCIDKEAEMQMKQEIDIARQMGDSVGGVAEVICKNVPYGLGSHVHWDRKLDAQIAQSVMSIQSVKGVEIGMGFEAARRFGSEVHDEIYYDDKRGFYRKTNNAGGIEGGISNGMDIVVRAAFKPIPTLYKPLKSVDIRTFQPAEAAVERSDTCAVPAGSIVMRAAIAYVLANALIERLGGDSAKTMLETFKRIYNKG, encoded by the coding sequence ATGAGATTTTTAGACGCTGGTGAGACACATGGAAAAGCTTTGATAGCCATAGTAGAAGGATTTCCTGCACATGTAAAAATAGACATAGAAAATATAAACCATCTTTTACAACTACGCCAGAGAGGTTATGGCAGAGGAAAACGAATGGAAATAGAAAAGGACAGAGTAACAATTTTATCAGGAGTCAGAAACTCTTTTACCACAGGAGCCCCTATTACATTGATGATTGAAAACAGAGACTACGAAAACTGGAAAAGTTTTATGGATGCAATGCAGTGTGATGTAGATACCAAAAAAGTGACAGTTCCACGGCCTGGTCATGCAGATTTGGCTGGCTGTTTAAAATATGAGTTTGATGATGCAAGAAATGTATTGGAAAGAGCCAGTGCAAGAGAAACTGCTATAAGGGTAGCAGTTGGAGCTGTTTGTGAAGAACTTTTAAAAATGTTTGGCATTAAACTTTACAACCACGTTGTTGAGATTGGTAGGGTACGGCTTACAAAATCGTATTCATTTGATGACACAGAGCTTTTTGAACAGGCTTTATCTTCTTCAGAGCTGTTTTGTATTGACAAAGAAGCTGAAATGCAGATGAAACAGGAGATTGATATAGCAAGACAAATGGGTGACAGCGTAGGTGGGGTTGCCGAGGTAATCTGCAAAAATGTTCCATATGGTCTTGGCAGCCATGTTCACTGGGACAGAAAACTTGACGCACAGATTGCTCAGTCTGTGATGAGTATTCAGTCTGTCAAAGGTGTTGAAATTGGTATGGGGTTTGAAGCGGCAAGGCGGTTTGGTTCTGAAGTTCATGATGAAATTTATTATGATGATAAGAGAGGTTTTTATCGAAAGACAAACAATGCAGGTGGTATAGAAGGCGGAATTTCAAACGGCATGGATATTGTTGTTCGGGCTGCTTTCAAGCCAATTCCAACGCTCTATAAGCCTCTCAAAAGTGTAGATATAAGAACTTTTCAACCTGCTGAGGCAGCAGTGGAAAGATCTGACACATGTGCTGTGCCGGCAGGAAGTATTGTTATGAGAGCGGCAATTGCATATGTTCTGGCAAATGCTTTAATAGAAAGATTAGGAGGAGATTCTGCTAAGACTATGTTAGAGACTTTCAAAAGAATTTATAATAAAGGGTAA
- the ybeY gene encoding rRNA maturation RNase YbeY gives MKIFIQNQQDKVDVDQHISKIIEESIVNTIKVFLEEENFEISVLIVDNNFIKELNRNYRNVNKETDVLSFPIFEFKNGKLLEDIVIMEDEIPLGDIVISIEKAAQQAKEFGHSLEREVAYLTVHSVLHLLGFDHIEEDDRKVMRKYEEQILDSMGLTR, from the coding sequence GTGAAAATATTCATTCAAAATCAGCAGGATAAGGTTGATGTTGACCAGCACATTTCAAAGATAATTGAAGAGTCGATTGTAAATACCATTAAGGTTTTCTTGGAAGAAGAGAACTTTGAAATAAGCGTACTCATAGTTGACAACAACTTCATAAAGGAACTCAATAGAAATTATAGAAATGTCAATAAAGAAACAGATGTACTATCTTTTCCTATATTTGAATTTAAAAATGGGAAGCTTTTAGAAGATATAGTAATTATGGAGGATGAAATTCCGCTTGGTGACATTGTAATTTCAATCGAAAAGGCAGCACAGCAGGCGAAAGAATTTGGTCACTCATTGGAAAGAGAAGTTGCATATTTAACTGTGCATTCTGTTTTGCATCTTTTGGGTTTTGACCACATAGAAGAAGATGATAGAAAAGTAATGAGAAAATATGAAGAGCAGATTTTAGATAGCATGGGGTTGACAAGATGA
- a CDS encoding D-alanyl-D-alanine carboxypeptidase family protein, with protein MKARAFVLVFALIITTTFGKICYANEKKNLPQVSSKSAIAIEWVTGKILFEKNKDLKLPMASTTKIMTAILVLENCDVNKEIEIPLQAVGVPGSSMYLEKGEKLKIIDLLYGLMLSSGNDAAVALAIATAGDVKRFVKLMNKKAKELGLSNTVFSSPHGLEQGQHYTTAHDLAKLAAYAMRNPIFRQIVKTTEREVPWTTRPYNRILKNKNKMLRLYPGAEGVKTGFTKKAGRCLVTSVCRDDFRVICVVLNAPDMWNDTQKILDYCYNNFKVVKLLPGEIGYAKVKNGKSDWVKVGTTYQCYWVVESSCLPKLEVLLQAAEAPIEKNKVVGRLNVYLKNEKQSLPLVALQECPRKSLWDRIKEKLFEKRMRQK; from the coding sequence ATGAAAGCAAGGGCATTTGTTCTTGTATTTGCGTTAATAATAACTACAACATTTGGTAAGATATGCTATGCAAATGAAAAAAAGAATTTACCACAGGTAAGCTCTAAATCTGCCATAGCTATTGAATGGGTAACAGGAAAGATTCTCTTTGAAAAAAACAAGGATTTAAAACTTCCAATGGCAAGCACAACCAAAATAATGACAGCAATCCTGGTGTTAGAAAACTGTGATGTAAATAAAGAAATTGAAATTCCGCTACAGGCTGTGGGAGTTCCAGGGTCATCGATGTACCTTGAAAAAGGAGAAAAATTGAAAATAATAGACCTTTTGTATGGACTTATGCTTTCTTCTGGGAATGATGCTGCTGTTGCCTTGGCAATAGCAACAGCTGGTGATGTAAAAAGATTTGTTAAACTTATGAACAAGAAAGCAAAAGAGCTTGGACTTTCGAATACTGTATTTTCATCTCCACATGGCTTGGAACAAGGTCAGCACTATACAACAGCTCACGACCTGGCAAAACTTGCCGCATACGCTATGAGAAATCCAATATTTCGACAGATAGTAAAAACCACAGAAAGAGAAGTACCATGGACTACAAGACCTTACAATCGAATCTTGAAGAACAAAAACAAGATGTTAAGATTGTATCCGGGGGCTGAAGGTGTAAAGACTGGATTTACAAAAAAGGCTGGTAGGTGTCTTGTCACTTCTGTTTGCAGAGATGATTTTAGAGTCATATGTGTGGTTTTAAATGCTCCGGATATGTGGAATGATACACAAAAGATTCTCGACTATTGTTATAACAATTTTAAAGTGGTAAAACTTCTACCTGGCGAAATAGGTTATGCAAAAGTTAAAAACGGAAAAAGTGATTGGGTAAAAGTTGGAACAACATATCAGTGTTATTGGGTAGTGGAATCAAGTTGTCTGCCAAAATTAGAGGTACTTTTGCAGGCAGCAGAGGCACCTATCGAAAAAAACAAGGTGGTTGGTAGGTTGAATGTGTATCTTAAAAATGAAAAACAGAGCCTTCCACTTGTAGCATTACAAGAATGCCCAAGAAAATCTTTATGGGACAGAATAAAAGAAAAATTGTTTGAAAAGAGAATGAGACAAAAATAA
- a CDS encoding MBL fold metallo-hydrolase RNA specificity domain-containing protein has protein sequence MKITFIGGAQSVTGSCYLFELEGKKFLVDCGMFQGGLTEELLNYESFPFNPSEIEFVILSHAHIDHSGRIPKLYKDGFRGVIYTTDATMDLCSIMLPDSAHIQESEIEWKNRKRKREGKEQLLPLYTLEDAENVLKHFRGVKYGQKIQIDKNLSFVFKDAGHMLGSAIVELYIKENGKEYKLVFSGDLGNRNVPILKDPTIIDGCDYLFIESTYGNRLHVDVENKFKKLIDIICTTISNGGKVIIPSFAVGRTQEILYEIAKEISTDSEEAKIIRNVEIFVDSPLATSATAIYKKHIDYFDSEAAMFIKNGIYPLEPPNLRFIKSVDESKWLNEYDKSCIIISSSGMCEAGRIKHHLKHNLWNEKNTVLFVGYQAPNTLGRRLLDGQKKVKIFGEEVEVRAKIEYIEAYSGHADKSGLFSWIEQMSEKPKKIFVVHGEKEIQLEFAKELQNRFNTDVIVPARGEMYEIAPEYVAPSERLFSELPSFINLSVLAQIEEIEYELDRLKEGIKNSAISPERLFALNSNLEELRYLLSLALNDY, from the coding sequence TTGAAGATAACTTTTATAGGTGGAGCTCAGAGTGTGACAGGTTCATGCTACCTTTTTGAGCTTGAAGGCAAAAAATTTCTGGTAGATTGTGGTATGTTTCAAGGTGGTTTGACTGAAGAACTGCTCAACTATGAATCATTTCCTTTTAATCCGTCAGAAATTGAATTTGTCATTCTTTCTCACGCCCATATTGACCACAGTGGAAGAATCCCCAAACTCTATAAGGATGGCTTTAGAGGAGTAATTTACACAACAGATGCGACAATGGACCTGTGTAGTATTATGTTGCCAGATAGCGCTCATATTCAGGAAAGTGAGATTGAGTGGAAGAATAGAAAAAGGAAAAGAGAAGGGAAAGAGCAGCTGCTGCCGCTTTATACCTTAGAAGATGCCGAAAATGTCTTGAAACATTTCAGAGGCGTAAAATATGGTCAGAAAATTCAAATAGACAAAAATTTGAGTTTTGTTTTTAAAGATGCAGGACACATGCTTGGTTCAGCTATAGTTGAGCTCTATATAAAAGAAAATGGTAAGGAGTACAAACTTGTTTTTTCTGGTGATTTAGGGAACAGAAATGTTCCTATTTTGAAAGACCCTACCATAATAGATGGTTGCGATTATCTGTTCATTGAAAGTACTTACGGCAATAGGCTTCATGTAGACGTTGAAAACAAATTTAAAAAACTTATAGATATCATTTGTACAACTATTTCAAATGGCGGAAAGGTTATAATTCCATCTTTTGCAGTTGGAAGAACACAGGAAATATTATATGAGATTGCAAAAGAAATTAGTACTGATTCTGAAGAAGCTAAAATTATAAGAAATGTAGAGATTTTTGTTGACAGCCCGCTTGCAACTTCTGCAACTGCCATCTACAAAAAACATATAGACTATTTTGATAGTGAAGCAGCTATGTTCATAAAAAATGGTATATATCCCCTTGAGCCACCTAATTTGAGGTTTATAAAATCTGTTGATGAGTCCAAATGGTTAAATGAGTATGACAAGAGTTGTATAATAATTTCTTCGAGCGGGATGTGTGAGGCAGGAAGGATAAAACATCATCTTAAGCATAATTTGTGGAATGAGAAAAACACTGTGCTTTTTGTCGGATATCAGGCACCAAACACGCTTGGAAGAAGGCTTTTGGATGGACAGAAGAAGGTAAAGATATTTGGTGAAGAGGTGGAAGTAAGAGCAAAGATAGAGTATATCGAGGCATATTCTGGTCATGCAGATAAAAGTGGGCTTTTTTCGTGGATTGAACAGATGAGCGAAAAACCAAAGAAGATTTTTGTGGTCCATGGCGAAAAGGAAATCCAGCTCGAATTTGCAAAAGAACTGCAAAACCGGTTTAACACAGATGTCATTGTCCCTGCACGTGGCGAGATGTACGAAATTGCACCTGAGTATGTTGCGCCAAGTGAAAGGTTATTCTCAGAACTTCCTTCATTTATCAATCTTTCAGTACTTGCTCAGATTGAGGAGATTGAATATGAACTTGATAGGCTAAAAGAAGGTATAAAAAACTCTGCTATTTCTCCAGAAAGGCTATTTGCTCTCAATTCGAATTTAGAAGAACTGAGATACCTTCTCAGCCTTGCGTTGAATGATTACTAA